A DNA window from Coffea arabica cultivar ET-39 chromosome 6c, Coffea Arabica ET-39 HiFi, whole genome shotgun sequence contains the following coding sequences:
- the LOC113692191 gene encoding E3 ubiquitin-protein ligase PRT6-like isoform X3, translated as MEIDSPMEAMDVSPGARILQRLAELGIPPEYLEGQQPGLVSYVKNSHFDMAELVSTILPTDKDALEALSEAESEETENRVGPTLKQILHESMVWLQWLMFKGDPGTALENLSQMNVDQRGVCGAVWGNNDIAYQCRTCEHDPTCAICVPCFQNGNHKDHDYSIIYTGGGCCDCGDITAWKREGFCSKHKGAEQIQPLPKEFADSMWPVLDSLLGYWKRRLICAESASEAKSDHVPELKKFAEELTSAVVELLLQFCKCSESLLCFISGRVFSSAGLLDVLVRVERFLVGGDVRKLYELLLKLLGEPHFKYEFAKVFLSYYPTVVAEAIKEYNDNIFKEYPLLPTFSVQIFTVPTLTPRLVKEMNLLPMLLECLGDIFISCAGEDGQLQITKWVKLYETTIRVVEDIRFVMSHSVVPIFVTRERRDISRMWMRLLGFVQGMNPQKRETGMHIEEENDNMHLPFLLGRSIANIHSLLVGGAFSASGHDGSEEETFLNTYKQEFEDQDSIRHAKVGRISQECSVSSMTGRNLFDHSSKVGDAKSDDFSLPSSVLWLTYECLRAIENWLEVDNTSGPLLSYLSPKLGNMSGNNFFALKRTLSKFRKNRYIFKSSIVPSSSSKLNSSGEVLGRQYSLPSRSGINMGVGRESCKSLGQEAGAGSSDDSPMDGECATELEALRVLSLSDWPDLAYDVSSEDISAHIPLHRLLSMVLQRSLRKCYCESTLQNVSRATFGDPSSTIHQDFFGHILGGCHPHGFSAFVMEHPLRIRVFCAQVRAGMWRRNGDAAILSCEWYRSVRCSEQGLELDLFLLQCCAALAPADHYVKRILERFGLSNYLWLNLERSSEHEPILVQEMLTLIIQIIQERRFCGLTNTECLQRELVYKLSIGDATHSQLVKSLPLEVSKIDKLQEILDTVAVYSNPSGMNQGMYKLRLPKWKELDLYHPRWNSRDLQVAEERYLRFCNVSAVTTQLPKWSKIYDPLSGIARIATCKTVLQIIRAVLFYAVFSDKSTALRAPYGVLLAALHLLSLALDVCSVQRESGEHSCYAGDVIPILEFAREEISTTKHRNQSLLSLLIMLMRIHEKEKVDNFIEAATSSLSSLCGNLIRKFAELEPGCFMKLQKLAPEVVNQLSQSISNADANVSGFASDNDKRKAKAREMQAAILEKMRAQQSKFLESIDTTIDNGAEDSECQKELCNSDVEFGSKDTEEVVCSLCHDLNSKSPLSFLVLLQKSRLLSFLDRGPLSWAQSVPSKREEVSTGESADNLSSPSSASSTSPLGSNSELLHLIQSAVDDFALDGRSSEINAFLKFIEAHFPSVRNIESPSNSNDHKERTASSIEMVEDHMYSLIQDAMHGKSLHINNYPAAGGNQERSTQCLLLGKYIASVYKETEDYPSVSESTHSSRQTDTRMVLPAYDGFGPSGCDGIYLSSCGHAVHQGCLDRYLSSLRERYTRRIVFEGGHIVDPDQGEFLCPVCRGLANSVLPALAKGSKKVPVSPVFSTANASYAVGLPASSCREVDVLQVQEAWSLLQSAADVSGNSEILKSIPLQQFGRQRSNLESVFRVLCKLYFPGKDKISDSGRISQSLVLWDTLKYSIVSTEIAARSGKTSLSPTYGLNVLFGELKSSNGFILSLLLNIALGSRVKNSPSILLRLRGIQLFAKSISSGLSLDKFPAHNCHGEGNMRYILENSETDAQYPDTQLWKRASDPVLARDAFSLLMWTLFCLPSPFLSCEKSFVCLVHLFYVVTIAQAIIVCCRKQHFSITELGYKDCLITDICKFMGEHEIALQYFDSNYIDASYDIKDAIRSLSFPYFRRCALLWRLINSSASLPFSHGNDAPYGSSYVAGDLLDHQNNIIEFVGVEKLEKMFKIPPIDVVINDEISRSMALRWLHHFSKEFKIKGQCVLYSTPAVPFSLMVLPYLYQDLLERYIKQHCPDCGTALEEPALCLLCGKLCSPNWRPCCRESGCQTHAMGCGAGTGVFLLIRKTSILLQRSARQAPWPSPYLDAFGEEDNEMHRGKPLYLSEERYAALTHMVASHGLDRSSKED; from the exons ATGGAGATTGACTCGCCGATGGAGGCCATGGATGTCTCTCCTGGAGCTCGCATTCTGCAG AGGCTGGCTGAACTGGGAATTCCTCCGGAGTACTTGGAGGGTCAGCAGCCTGGTTTAGTTTCTTATGTGAAGAATAGCCATTTTGATATGGCAGAATTAGTCTCTACAATCCTTCCTACTGACAAAGATGCACTAGAGGCTCTTTCAGAAGCTGAGTCTGAGGAAACTGAAAATAGGGTAGGCCCTACTCTTAAACAGATACTCCATGAAAGTATGGTTTGGTTGCAGTGGCTGATGTTCAAGGGTGATCCAGGAACAGCACTGGAGAACCTGTCTCAGATGAATGTTGACCAACGTGGTGTTTGTGGAGCTGTTTGGGGGAATAATGATATTGCTTACCAATGCCGTACATGTGAGCATGATCCAACATGTGCAATCTGTGTTCCGTGTTTCCAAAATGGGAATCACAAGGATCATGACTACTCTATCATATACACAGGTGGTGGCTGCTGTGACTGTGGGGATATTACTGCATGGAAACGTGAGGGTTTCTGTTCCAAGCATAAAGGTGCTGAACAGATACAACCCCTTCCTAAGGAGTTTGCTGACTCTATGTGGCCTGTTTTGGATTCATTACTTGGTTACTGGAAAAGGAGGCTTATATGTGCTGAAAGTGCATCTGAAGCTAAATCTGATCATGTTCCTGAACTCAAAAAGTTCGCGGAAGAGTTGACATCTGCTGTCGTGGAGCTACTATTGCAATTCTGTAAATGCAGTGAAAGCCTTCTTTGTTTCATTTCCGGGAGAGTATTCTCTTCAGCTGGTTTGCTAGATGTTCTTGTCAGGGTAGAGAGGTTCTTGGTTGGTGGTGATGTTAGGAAACTGTACGAGTTACTACTGAAATTGCTGGGTGAACCTCACTTTAAATATGAGTTTGCAAAAGTATTTTTAAGTTATTATCCAACGGTTGTGGCGGAAGCCATAAAAGAGTATAATGATAACATATTCAAGGAGTATCCTCTACTACCAACATTCTCTGTGCAAATTTTCACCGTTCCTACACTAACTCCACGACTTGTGAAGGAAATGAATCTCTTGCCCATGCTTCTGGAATGTTTAGGAGatatattcatttcttgtgCTGGTGAAGATGGTCAGCTGCAG ATTACTAAGTGGGTAAAACTCTATGAAACTACTATCCGAGTTGTTGAGGACATTCGCTTTGTTATGAGCCACTCTGTTGTGCCCATATTTGTGACTCGTGAACGGCGAGATATATCAAGAATGTGGATGAGACTCTTGGGTTTTGTGCAGGGGATGAATCCTCAAAAGAGAGAAACAGGCATGCAtatagaagaagaaaatgacaatatgcatttgccttttcttttgggTCGTTCTATTGCAAATATTCATTCACTTTTAGTTGGTGGTGCATTTTCTGCCAGTGGTCATGATGGGAGCGAGGAAGAAACTTTCTTAAATACATATAAACAAGAGTTTGAAGACCAAGATAGCATAAGACATGCCAAAGTTGGGAGGATATCACAGGAATGCTCTGTTAGTAGTATGACTGGAAGGAACTTGTTTGATCATTCATCAAAGGTTGGTGATGCAAAATCTGATGATTTTTCTCTTCCTTCATCAGTGTTATGGTTAACTTATGAGTGCTTGAGGGCTATTGAGAATTGGTTGGAAGTGGATAACACATCAGGGCCTCTCTTAAGTTACTTATCTCCAAAACTAGGTAATATGTCTGGCAATAATTTCTTTGCATTGAAGAGGACTCTGTCTAAGTTCAGGAAAAACAgatatatttttaaatcaagCATAGTGCCATCTTCAAGTAGTAAACTCAATAGCTCAGGTGAAGTACTTGGCAGACAATATTCTTTACCGTCTCGAAGTGGTATTAACATGGGAGTTGGCAGGGAGTCCTGCAAAAGTTTGGGACAAGAAGCAGGCGCTGGTAGTTCTGATGATAGTCCTATGGATGGAGAATGTGCTACTGAGTTGGAAGCGCTTCGAGTTCTAAGTTTGTCTGATTGGCCTGATTTAGCATATGATGTTAGTTCTGAGGATATATCTGCTCACATTCCATTACATCGATTACTATCCATGGTTTTACAGAGATCCCTGAGGAAGTGTTATTGTGAATCTACACTGCAAAATGTGTCAAGAGCTACTTTTGGAGATCCTTCATCAACCATCCATCAGGACTTCTTTGGTCATATTTTAGGAGGTTGCCACCCTCATGGGTTTTCTGCCTTTGTTATGGAGCATCCTCTGCGAATCAGGGTGTTCTGCGCGCAGGTTCGAGCTGGGATGTGGCGCAGAAATGGAGATGCTGCCATATTGTCTTGTGAGTGGTATCGCTCGGTTCGTTG TTCTGAACAGGGTTTAGAGCTTGATCTTTTTCTCCTGCAATGCTGTGCTGCACTAGCTCCAGCTGATCATTATGTTAAGAGAATACTGGAACGTTTTGGGCTATCAAACTACCTTTGGCTGAATCTTGAACGGTCTAGTGA GCATGAACCAATTCTGGTGCAGGAAATGCTCACACTTATCATACAAATAATACAAGAAAGGCGGTTTTGTGGACTGACAAATACTGAATGTTTGCAAAGAGAATTGGTATATAAGCTATCCATTGGAGATGCCACTCATAGTCAGTTGGTGAAATCACTTCCCCTAGAAGTATCAAAAATTGACAAACTTCAGGAAATATTGGATACAGTAGCTGTATATTCCAATCCATCTGGCATGAATCAG GGTATGTACAAACTGCGATTGCCAAAATGGAAGGAACTGGATCTGTATCATCCACGTTGGAATTCACGGGACTTACAGGTGGCAGAAGAAAGATATTTGCGCTTTTGTAATGTCTCTGCAGTAACCACCCAGCTTCCGAAATGGTCAAAGATTTATGACCCTCTCAGTGGGATAGCTCGAATAGCTACCTGTAAAACTGTACTACAAATTATTCGTGCTGTACTATTTTATGCTGTTTTCTCTGATAAATCAACTGCATTGCGTGCTCCTTATGGTGTGCTTTTGGCTGCGTTGCATTTGCTGTCACTAGCATTGGATGTCTGTTCCGTGCAAAGAGAATCTGGTGAGCATTCATGTTATGCAGGTGATGTTATTCCCATTTTGGAATTTGCACGTGAAGAAATATCCACAACCAAGCATCGCAATCAGAGCTTGTTATCCCTTCTTATTATGCTGATGAGGATCCATGAAAAAGAGAAGGTTGATAACTTCATTGAAGCTGCCACTTCTAGCCTCTCATCTTTGTGTGGAAATCTAATCAGAAAATTTGCTGAGCTTGAACCGGGATGCTTCATGAAACTGCAAAAGCTTGCACCTGAAGTAGTCAATCAGCTATCACAGTCCATCTCAAATGCTGATGCTAATGTCTCTGGGTTTGCTTCAGATAATGATAAACGCAAGGCAAAAGCACGTGAGATGCAGGCTGCAATCCTG GAGAAAATGAGAGCCCAACAGTCAAAGTTCTTGGAAAGCATTGATACCACTATTGACAATGGGGCAGAGGATTCAGAATGTCAAAAAGAATTGTGCAATTCTGATGTTGAATTTGGGTCTAAAGACACTGAAGAAGTCGTTTGTTCTCTCTGCCATGACCTTAACTCCAAAAGTCCACTGTCTTTCCTTGTTCTTCTTCAG AAATCCAGGCTTCTTAGTTTCCTAGATAGAGGCCCCCTTTCATGGGCACAAAGTGTCCCTTCAAAAAGAGAAGAAGTATCTACAGGCGAAAGTGCAGACAATCTTTCATCTCCGAGCAGTGCCTCAAGCACTTCACCACTTGGCTCAAATTCTGAACTATTGCATTTGATTCAGAGTGCAGTTGATGATTTTGCATTGGATGGGCGATCTTCTGAAATAAATGCTTTCCTCAAATTCATTGAAGCCCACTTTCCTTCAGTTAGGAATATTGAATCACCTTCCAATTCTAATGACCACAAGGAAAGAACAGCTTCTTCCATCGAGATGGTGGAAGACCATATGTATTCATTGATACAAGATGCAATGCATGGTAAGTCGTTGCATATTAACAACTATCCTGCAGCTGGAGGCAACCAAGAAAGAAGCACCCAATGTCTCTTGCTTGGGAAATATATAGCTTCTGTTTACAAAGAAACTGAAGATTACCCATCAGTATCAGAAAGTACTCATTCTAGCAGACAGACAGATACCAGAATGGTTCTTCCAGCCTATGATGGATTTGGCCCCTCAGGTTGTGATGGGATTTACCTTTCTTCTTGTGGACATGCTGTGCATCAGGGATGTCTTGACCGCTATTTATCTTCTCTGAGGGAAAG ATATACCAGAAGAATTGTTTTTGAAGGAGGGCACATTGTAGACCCCGATCAG GGGGAGTTCCTTTGTCCCGTATGTCGTGGACTTGCAAATTCTGTCCTGCCAGCCTTAGCTAAAGGTTCCAAAAAGGTTCCTGTGTCGCCTGTTTTCTCAACGGCCAATGCATCATATGCTGTGGGTCTTCCAGCCTCATCATGCAGAGAAGTGGATGTgcttcaagttcaagaagcatGGTCTCTTTTGCAAAGTGCAGCTGATGTTTCTGGAAACAGTGAGATTCTCAAATCTATTCCTTTGCAGCAATTTGGAAGGCAAAGGTCCAATCTTGAATCTGTGTTTCGTGTCCTATGTAAACTGTATTTCCCTGGCAAGGACAAGATTTCAGACTCTGGCAGGATCAGCCAGTCATTGGTTTTGTGGGATACACTGAAATACTCTATTGTCTCAACAGAGATTGCTGCTCGGTCGGGAAAAACTTCCTTAAGTCCAACCTATGGCCTTAATGTGTTATTCGGTGAACTCAAATCCTCCAATGGATTTATTTTATCCTTGTTGCTAAATATTGCTCTAGGATCTCGAGTAAAGAATTCACCTAGCATCTTGCTAAGATTGAGAGGCATCCAGCTCTTTGCAAAGTCTATATCATCTGGATTATCCCTAGACAAATTTCCTGCACATAATTGCCATGGAGAAG GTAATATGCGGTACATATTAGAAAATTCAGAAACAGATGCACAATATCCAGATACCCAATTATGGAAGAGGGCTTCTGATCCTGTCCTTGCACGAGATGCTTTTTCCTTGTTAATGTGGACACTGTTCTGTCTTCCAAGCCCATTCTTGTCATGCGAGAAATCTTTTGTGTGTCTTGTGCATCTCTTTTATGTTGTGACCATTGCTCAG GCAATAATTGTGTGCTGCAGAAAGCAACACTTCAGTATCACTGAGTTAGGATACAAGGATTGCCTGATTACTGACATCTGTAAATTCATGGGTGAACATGAGATTGCTCTGCAATATTTTGATTCCAACTATATTGATGCTTCTTATGATATCAAGGATGCCATTCGCAGCCTGAGCTTTCCTTATTTCCGGAGATGTGCACTTCTGTGGAGGCTAATAAATTCTTCAGCGTCACTGCCATTTAGTCATGGTAATGATGCCCCTTATGGATCATCATATGTGGCTGGTGATCTGTTGGATCATCAAAACAACATAATTGAGTTTGTTGGGGTAGAAAAGCTGGAGAAGATGTTTAAGATTCCTCCAATTGATGTTGTCATTAATGATGAAATATCACGATCCATGGCTTTGAGATGGCTGCATCATTTCTCAAAGGAGTTCAAAATTAAAGGACAGTGTGTACTATACTCTACACCAGCTGTCCCATTTAGCCTGATGGTGTTGCCTTATTTATACCAGGATCTGTTGGAAAG GTATATTAAGCAGCATTGCCCTGATTGCGGAACTGCTTTAGAAGAGCCTGCACTTTGCTTATTGTGTGGTAAATTGTGCTCACCAAACTGGAGACCATGCTGCAG GGAAAGTGGATGCCAAACTCATGCAATGGGCTGTGGTGCTGGCACTGGAGTAT